tttgcGGCTATAGCAGCATTGTGTTCGatacttttttttctaaacagacAATACCTAATTCTATTTTCAGAAAGCGTTTATAGAAAACTTATTGGACTTGTATGAACAAGAGACGGAAGAAATGATTGACGTCATTGAAGAAAGCCGTATGGAACTTCGAGGAGATTTTTTGTCATTTGAAGATGAATCGAAATCCCTAAGAGCAGAATCAAGAATGCTAGGTGAGTCAAGTGGTGGCAAGATTTAAAGGTTTTGAATGAGATTGGAGACCAGTATCACAAATGACCTTGGCATTGGTCCATTTCAAAATTCAGCTTAAAATCAACCAGTCTGATGCTAGAATATTGAGAGATACAGGGTTATCTTGCgtagttcattatataaataccatatggcagcgtgtgtgacattgatattgtcaacccgagggcagaatgtcacccgaggcgaaagccgagtggtgacattctgttccgagggttgacaatatcaatgtcacacacgctgccatatggtatttattttattataccgaacaaaactaaacacaaaaaaataaatatgtttttgattcatttaattcagtagtttcatctttagcgcggtaatcagttgtgtacacattgaaCAGCGACGTCATTATCATTACAATATGATATtctgtacaagggaggcaatcatatggctatAAAACTGAAgtagttatttgcccttatatgacattcaaaatatcagcgcggtcacatgacctgacagtcactttcgcttggtcacgtgttaaaaagattaaaaatgtttctgacagtcaaaatatctccttttcgggtaatgggattttaccattgtagacaaaagtgaggtataataatatataaatatcatatggcagcgtgtgagacattgatattgtcaacccgagggcagtgaaagccgagtggtgacattcagtttcgagggttgacaataccAATATCACACTCTCTGCCATAtgatacttattttattataccgaacaaaattaagtacacaaaatcaaaaattgttttactttctGTCTGAATCgtctgtgtacacattgaatagtgacgtcactacatatatgtgtacaagggaggcaatcatttcatgatttggctcAAACAATGAAGCAGTTATAttcccttatatgacattcaaacatcagcgcggtcacatgacctaaCAGTGACTTTCGCTTGCTCACGTGACGAaaaggttaaaaatgtttttgatagacAAAATATCTTTCTCTGGTAGCTCTAATGGggttttatcattgtagacaaaagtgatgtataataaaatcaaatatcataTATGGTTAAACCTGCATATACTATAGACTATAGTTGAAAGAATCATAAAGTGGTCATTATTAACAGCTGATCTGTATTCAAAGGTTATATGCACTCCACTGGGATAAGAGCCCTTTGTATAGGCGCTTTACACTTGGATCGAAATTCCTGCAATTGCAGCGTCTTCTGTATCCTTTTATAGAAGACATTATAATAATTCTTCAaaccaagcttgatgaagatccatgaggCAAAttttgagaagaagttgtttgaaagtatttctatttttagctcaagcgGCATGTACAAGGGGCCGAGCTCCCAAATTTGCATAAATTTCAAAGGCAATGTTATAATGTTGCTACAGAACAGGCTTGGTGAAGATCAAtgaagaggttcatgagaagaagttgtataaagattttcctatttttagctgtaaTGCCACTAAGCAGTAAAGTAGACCTATTTGAATTATCTTGAAAAAGGAACCTGCAAAAGTGCTGTAgaccaagtttagtgtaattctggcCTAGTTTCAAAGaagatgtttatgaaacttcTGGACGATAGACTACAGGTCATGAACGCGGGACCATCTACCTATCCTAATAACTCCACCCGACCCTTCAGTTcggatgagctaaaaaatattttaaacccttgtcatgctaaatttcaataatgaacttatctttttttcaatttggacagtaccattaactgttaaaaggggtgcttaccaaaaagatactgactaaatgaggaacagtgtagatcttgatcagactgcacggaaaacataagaattagttgtttttaatgattttccattcaaaattgaaaagcgtttgaaatggggtaaactgccttaattataaaactttatatttaacgACCGTTAAGTGTTTATTCCAGtcagtggtgtattggtcaagactgCAAGAAAATACTTATTGCCAGGGTCCGATACCAGAGTcggtcttgttttttttttcttttcttgatttggcatttctaagttagtttagaaacaaaaactcttgtTCCAATGTTCATAATATcgccaaacttcagttttaaagattgataattttagccaaattctgaaggtcagtgcctttaataaatGAACCGGAAACACTGTTAAAATTAGACTGGCTTTCTCAAAgatccagattttggctaaaaatgattttcCTTTAAATCTGAAGGTTttttcatattatgaacattataacatgaatgtttatttctatttttaaaaaatccacatGATGCTTTATACATGATCTTGATCATGCATAGAATATTAAAATTCATGTAAATAGTATTCTCTATATTTTCAGATGATATAGAATAGCAAACTCAGTGcatagaaaatacaaaatgcataagatatataataattttacttgaAGTTTTCATTTGCCACAATTTTGAAACAATAAAAGAACACTTACTTAATTTTCACTATGTTGAATTAAAAGCAACAACTTCTTTTTGTAATAGATTCAAGGTGtaacaatacatgtacagataAAAATGATCCAGATACAAATACATCACAATATATCACTATTGCTTTAAATTTGAAGATAGTTTATATGATTTGGCAGTCTGGGTAACCCATTGAAACAACATTAAATGCATTGGATCCCCCGccttaattatattttaaaactaaaatgaaaacTGTATACTCGTAAACacataaatatgtgttttttttattacgttacaaaaatgctttttttttacttaaactgTCGAGCGACACTGTCAGATGCCAAGCTGTATGGTCAGTCCGCACGGGCACTGTACCTGACATGAACAGTATTACCATAAAAAAACTAGCTAATTATGAAATAGAAAACCACGAGCATTTATCACAATTATACATTTCTAAGATGGCAAATACAATTAGTATGAACATCACTTAAAAATATACGACATTTCAATCATTTTTAAACGTGCCGAATTAAACAAGTGTTTATTTGTTCTTATTTGTAACGTTCTTCAGTTTTCACGCATGTTTTTCCAGTCACGAATAGCACAGCAAAAAAAGTACGCGTCTCAAAACACTGTACGGTTATCGTTGCTTGATCTAGGAACATAATTATTGTGTCAGTTACTGATAGGTTATCGATACGATTTTGaagaaaattactttttatcaGAATGTTAGCTAATATTGCTGAAACACCGAAACATGGGGAAAACGGATGCTTTCTCAGAAAAGGTTATCAAAGGTAACTTTAGAAACCGTTTTTATGTGTGTATTATGTTAATTTTCAAAACTGAGGCAATtaaaaatataacagcatatctAGTTTTGAACATGGACTAAAAAGTAGTTACTTAGAAGGCAATCCGCCTTCTTCTTCCGTTTTTTACAACAGATACAAGGttgcatattttgaaaacaagtttggttaaaaatagtATCAATTCGAGATAATAGTCTCATTCAATCTAGCTTAACTTAGAAGCACTGTGTAAACACTCAGCTAACCCATCTCTTTCAGAGAAATGACggggttttaaatttaattaaacctGTATGTACTGTTTTATCACTCGGCCAACCCATTTACTGTTGGGATGGTTTCTTCGAGAGTTACAAGTACTGTTTGACGGGTTCAAGATCCgagaatatatttttgttgacTTCCGCTACACACACTGAGACTGTATCAACAAATGGTGGCGGCGTGTGAAACTCAATGTCTGGTTCTCCAAAAGtactgaattttatttttctgttgtgACTTCCAAACCCATATTCTTCGTCCATTTCCCAGTAAGAATCTCGAAAGGTTGACCGGTTCGCCTTCTCACCGTGTCTGTCGCATTTTGGAGACAAGTGATATTGCGGTCCGTTTTCAACAAATTCTAATACCTTTGAGTGAAACTTGTATTGATATTTGATTGTAAGAACTCGATTTGCAGATGATACAATTAAGAATCTATCGTCCGTTTCAAGAATGTCAACATCAACAAACATTAACTCTTCACATTTTGTCGTATCAAGCGATTCCTTGTGCAACAGAGTATATGACTTTGCTTTACCTCCATTCTCGAGTGGGCCAAGGTCAACCAGGATAGCAAGGTTTTCACCTACTCCTTTCGTGAAAAGAATGATTAATTCATTTGATACGGAGCTGCGTTTGACGGTCATATGAGACCACTCTTTGAAACTTTCTCCTCGTCTTTCCAAAATACCCTCAGTTGAAAATATTGGTTGCAATGCAAGACCTGTAAGGTCAAAAGTATATCCTCGAAACTCGATTAGGTGTGACGCAAACTGTCTCGTGTTTCTTGTTATAAGGTATAGAACACCATTTCtcccatattcaaactgaaaatgtgtCATGTTCTCGGCAGCTACTATTATATCCTTGATGTTGAAATTTGTCCAGCGTTTGCTTTTGAAGTTGTACCTCACAAGTCTGCATTTGTTACTGATATCACGAAACATCATTTCCTCGCCAGTCACTACAATGTCACAGAAAATATTAGCTGCATGTTGTTGACGCATTTGTGTGGTTGGTTGGTAAGGGCGTCCGTCAACCTGTTCAAAATACTTATCTTCACCAAAAGTGGCAATATGAAACCAAACTCTCGAATCCGGTTGATACACGCACAGATCACATGTTTCGTTCGGACCAACCAACAATTCTTGGCAACGTTTTGGCGACACAAGAAAGCGACAGCTAGGGTCATTTCTGTCTTTAGTCGACGCTCTGTTGATACATGTTCtctttgaaaatgtaaatatccCGACACTAGTATGTTTATCTAAGTGTTCAAATACATGTTCTTTGCTACGGAGAAAGTTGTTGAAAAGTAGACGGAATTTTTGCAACATTTCAGGCTCACATGACTTTCGAAGAGCGACTGCCATTCTATTTATATTTGCAATCGTTTTCTTTTTCTCACATTGAAACGGAACTGTTTGAGCGGTTTTACACTGTTCAAAATACTGGATTATATCAGCTACTAACGTAAACTGTTTGTCTGTCAGCTCCGGACTTTTGGACAaccattttaataagaaattgaAAAGGCTTTCCTTGGAGCAATGTTTCATGATACCCGACAACATTAACTGCTTGAGCTCCTCGTCATTGAGATATGAAGCTACATCTTCTTCATAAATGATATAATCGTGAAATCTGGTTTCCAGTAACGATTGAAACTTCCGTGTATAATGTTTAGGTAAGGCGTAGTTTGAGGCAATGAGATAGTGTTGCACACATGTTTCTAATGACGTTGTTTCCGACATGAACTTGGCACATTTTTCAGTTAAACTGTCTACAAGGAAAAAGGAACTTACTTTCAAAACCTGACTCAAGTTGTGCTTGGTTATTTCTACTTTACCGTTGCTTATAAAATCCAACAAAATTCTTAGATCTTCTATTTTCTCCACGTCCTTTGTTAGATCAAGCTCTTTAGCATCGGAGTCGGAAAAATGACCCGAAAACAGTGCTTTAAAATATTCACTTGAAACGATCAGTGTTTCTTTGTCGACATTA
The sequence above is a segment of the Mercenaria mercenaria strain notata chromosome 3, MADL_Memer_1, whole genome shotgun sequence genome. Coding sequences within it:
- the LOC123524205 gene encoding uncharacterized protein LOC123524205, producing the protein MDKTDNGTPEDLRPKQRRRSQNLNTRKGRLSTEVRKREKEKPQKAQQKEDKSSKELQLNNLVVLRVGEEKVNVDKETLIVSSEYFKALFSGHFSDSDAKELDLTKDVEKIEDLRILLDFISNGKVEITKHNLSQVLKVSSFFLVDSLTEKCAKFMSETTSLETCVQHYLIASNYALPKHYTRKFQSLLETRFHDYIIYEEDVASYLNDEELKQLMLSGIMKHCSKESLFNFLLKWLSKSPELTDKQFTLVADIIQYFEQCKTAQTVPFQCEKKKTIANINRMAVALRKSCEPEMLQKFRLLFNNFLRSKEHVFEHLDKHTSVGIFTFSKRTCINRASTKDRNDPSCRFLVSPKRCQELLVGPNETCDLCVYQPDSRVWFHIATFGEDKYFEQVDGRPYQPTTQMRQQHAANIFCDIVVTGEEMMFRDISNKCRLVRYNFKSKRWTNFNIKDIIVAAENMTHFQFEYGRNGVLYLITRNTRQFASHLIEFRGYTFDLTGLALQPIFSTEGILERRGESFKEWSHMTVKRSSVSNELIILFTKGVGENLAILVDLGPLENGGKAKSYTLLHKESLDTTKCEELMFVDVDILETDDRFLIVSSANRVLTIKYQYKFHSKVLEFVENGPQYHLSPKCDRHGEKANRSTFRDSYWEMDEEYGFGSHNRKIKFSTFGEPDIEFHTPPPFVDTVSVCVAEVNKNIFSDLEPVKQYL